The Montipora capricornis isolate CH-2021 chromosome 3, ASM3666992v2, whole genome shotgun sequence genome includes the window CGAGTTTAGTATGGAGGCGGCCGGAACTTGTAGAAACATCCGGAATTTAGTTTGGCTGTCTTTAACACTTTCTGCTGTATAATGAGCTAGCAAACATTCGTATAGACACGTCTCCTAGTATATTGGCTGTTTAGGCCACAAAAACACGAGGGAAATCgatgtttttatgcaactggcgtgtttttcgaaagccgtcaACAATATATGCCACGCGCTGttaaaaactctgaaattcaaactgctcaattttcgaaacgaagcacggtaccgagttgaaaacatgcaaacagatatatttttaaaacctcttgtcgctgatcaagataaaaactcaaaaggctctttagttttttgtgacgtcacgtgcaacccaagaataggAACTTCTGTTTTAAATAGCGGGCCATAATTTTGCCAAAACGACGAAGTTTATGCTTTTACTGATGCTGTCACACGAGACGTATTTTGACCGCGTAGGTCATGTAAATTCCGCGTGATCTACTGCAAGAAAGTTTCCTAGGGATGTGGTGGGGGGGTACTTTGGGGGTTTTAGAAGATGTATGGGAAGGTTACAGAATTTCAGAGAATTGAGTGGACCTCTCCATTCTTCTTACTTTAAAAATGCTTTTATGTGAGCAtcataaagaaatatttatttacgtTTTTACTATATGGGCGCTACAAGTTAAGAGGGAAAAAACTCATTATAGACACACTTGATCTCTTTAAATCAACGCAAGCTCTATACAATGCCATGAATCAGTCAATAACAATGGCTATCAATGGATATTATAATGATTGAAGGTGCAGTCAGGGATGTTGTGAACCAAGTTGTCAGCTTACTGACTCACTGTGATTTTCTTTGCTTTAATTTACTAGGAATAACAGATGACCTTATTGTCCTCTTTAAAGCTTTCCTAGAGACATACACAGTTTTCCAAAATATTCCATTTTACATTTTCTGTGAGTCCTATGGAGGCAAGTATACATCTTCATTTGGTGTGGCATTGTTCAAAGCCATCCAAGCTGGGAGCATCAAGTGTAACTTCAGGGGAGTTGCTCTGGGGGACTCGTGGATATCACCAGTGGATTCTGTATTATCTTGGGGACCTTATCTTTATGCTTTTTCCCAGCTAGATGATAAAGATCTGAAGCAAGTGAACGCGGCAGCTCAAGCTACAGCTGATGCTGTTGCATCTGGTCAGTACGCAAAAGCCACTCAGCTCTGGGATGAAACTGAAAATGTCATTGAAAAGACAACAGACCATGTTGACATTTATAATGTTCTTAAACACTATTCTCCTCCCTTTCCCCAGTTGAAGTCCACAGGTGAGACTACACTTGATAGTTTATATGCTCGTCATGTTGGCCGTCTCTATGAGGACCCTCTAACAGCACTTATGAATGGGCCAATAAGAGATAAGTTAGGTATCATCCCTTGCAACGTTACTTGGGGAGGCCAATCTGCTGATGTCTTCAAGTACCAGTCTGAGGATTTCATGAAACCAGTCATATCCGATGTCAGTGAGCTTTTGCAATATGGAATGAAAGTGGTGATCTATCAAGGTCAATTGGACATTATCTGTGGTACTCTAGGCGCTGAAGTATGGATTGCAAAGCTTGATTGGGATGGGCTTGCAGATTTTCTAAAAACCGACCGAGTGCCACTTTATCCTCCCTCTGGCATGAAAGATAGAAACACCGGGGCATTTTATAAGGCTTACAAGAATTTAGAACTGTATTACATAATGAAGGCAGGGCATATGGTCCCAACTGATAATGGAGAAATGGCTTTGGAAATGGTAAAAAGAATTATTGACTGAGATGTTTCTGCCATGGCGACAAATGCAAAGTGTCGTGTTTGTTAACAACTACCTATTTACAATGACATGCTTATCATTGAAGTTCTTTTTCGGTTAGGTCTCATTGCAAATGTTAATGATTGATAATTTGCAGTCCTCAGGAATAGATGTACGGTGGATGTACATGAAATCTTTGTAACCATAAGGACATAATCCGTGTTGAAATTAAACGGACTTTTTCACGAAATTAAGCCAAACGCAGAGGCTGGGAACTGACAATCACATCAAacgaataaaaaataataagtgCAGCAACTTTAAACATAATTTGAAGGGTTAGAAAGTTCTGAGTAAAagagcaaatacaaaagaaggCAGGGATGAGCAAAAATGAAGAAGATTAAAGTGGATTAAGAATGGAATTAGGGTTTTTGTAAACTGTTtagcctaacagtttttcaaagtttatctctgttgtttgtaactcaGTGCATCAAATAACGGCCGGTCAACGGACAATGTCCGCTCAAAACATAAGTTTTGTCCGGTCAACTCCTTGGGTGGCCGGACATTTTGTCGGGTCGTTTACTCTTCAAAGGAAAACTTAATTTGAAGCTCGTAGTTCTAAATTAGGTTGAACATTATTCACGTtcgtgaaacaaagaaaagaaaagaaaagcaaagaaatgaactgaagaaagcaaaagaaagataCGAACAGACCACCTTTGACTACAGTAATATTCCCGGTAGTTGCAAGTTTCCGCTTTGTCATCCATCAGTCATGAAAACTGAAACATGGACCCTAGGTCCATAGACCATCCCTGTGGACCCTGGCCATGAACCCTTCATGGaaccggt containing:
- the LOC138044138 gene encoding retinoid-inducible serine carboxypeptidase-like, with protein sequence MVGISFVSAFVALSLYFAAGTSFAASESFPIPDEDWSYVNVRENAFMFWWLYGAQTTDPSQRLNKPLVMWLQGGPGGSSTGFGNFEELGPLTVDLKPRNTTWLRAANVLFVDNPVGTGYSYVTDVRAFTTNITGITDDLIVLFKAFLETYTVFQNIPFYIFCESYGGKYTSSFGVALFKAIQAGSIKCNFRGVALGDSWISPVDSVLSWGPYLYAFSQLDDKDLKQVNAAAQATADAVASGQYAKATQLWDETENVIEKTTDHVDIYNVLKHYSPPFPQLKSTGETTLDSLYARHVGRLYEDPLTALMNGPIRDKLGIIPCNVTWGGQSADVFKYQSEDFMKPVISDVSELLQYGMKVVIYQGQLDIICGTLGAEVWIAKLDWDGLADFLKTDRVPLYPPSGMKDRNTGAFYKAYKNLELYYIMKAGHMVPTDNGEMALEMVKRIID